Within the Sphingobacteriaceae bacterium genome, the region GAGCCAGCCGCGGCATCGGCCGGGCCATCGTCTCGGCCATGGCGGGAGCGGGCGCCCTAGTCTACGCTGCCGCCAGGAGCCGCGACGCCCTGGACCGGGCAGCGGCGGAGGCACCCGGGCCGGGCCGGGTGGTGCCCGTGCCCACCGATGTCACCGACCCCGGTCAAGTGGCGGCTCTGGTGAAGCGGGTTGAAGACGAGCACGGCCACGTGGACATCCTGGTCAACAACGCCGGCGTGGGCTACTACGCCCCGGTGGAAGAACTGGCCGTGGAGCATTGGGACCACATGATGGACGCCAACCTGAAGGGCGCCTTCCTGTGCTGCCGGGCGGTGCTGCCCAAGATGAAGGCCCGGCAGGACGGGCTCATCATCAACATCGCTTCGGTGGCGGGCCTGACCACCTTTCCCGGCGGCGCCGGGTACTGCGCCTCCAAGTGGGGCATGGTTGCCTTGACGGAAACCTTGCGGGAAGAACTTCGGCCCTTCGAGGTGCGGGCCTGCGTGGTCTGCCCGGGCTCGGTGCAGACGGACTTCGCCGGTACGCCGCCCAAGCCCTACGCCCTGCGCCCCGAGGATGTGGCGGCCACGGTGCTCCACATCGCCCAGGCTCCCCGGAGCGTCATCATCAACCAGGTGGTCATGCGGCCTTTGGTGCCCAGGGAATACCAGTGATCCGAGCCGGCGGGGGGGCCGGGACCCCTTCCCATTTGAACCTATGGGCGGTAAACAAGTACAATGGGGTAGCATGGTTCGAGCCTACAGCCCTGGTCCCGGGCCCATGAGGAAGGATGGACGCCATGCCCGAAGGAAAAGGTCGCGAGCAGCCCCAGGCTGCCGACGCCCGGCCCACCCATCGCCGGGCCCGGAAGTACTTCACCGTCGATGAGGCCAACGCCCTGCTGCCCATCTTGGAGCGGCAGCTGTGCGATCTCCAGGAACTGTACCGGGGCGCCCGGGAGAAGTATACGGAGATCCGCAAGCTGCAGGCCGTAGGCTACAAGGAAGACGGCACCTTGATCATGGAGTACGACTACCGGCAGGCCAAGAAGGCTTTCGACGAGATGGTGGACCGGATGAACGCCCTCATCGAGGACATCAACCGGCCCGGCTGCCTGCTGAAGGAGATCGAGACGGGGCTGGTGGACTTCCCCAGCATCATCCAGGGCAAGGAAGTTCTGTTGTGCTGGCGCCTAGGGGAGCCGATGGTGACCCACTTTCATTCTTTTGAGGAAGGCTACACCGGCCGCCGGCCCTTGTTCCCCGACGAAAGATAGTCCGTCAAGGCTTCGTTGGTGCTCCTAAAGGCCAGGTGCTGCCACGGCAGTTCCCTGGTGTCGAAGAGAGCCACATCCAGACATTCACGGCCCACCTGGGGCGTGCCCTCCACCATCCGGGCCGCGTAGACCACTACCACCACCGCCGAATCGGGATATGAATAGGCATCCACCAACTGCTCCAGTTGGACCCGGACGCCCGTTTCCTCGTACGTCTCCCTGATGGCGGCCTCCCGCACCGTCTCCCCCAGATC harbors:
- a CDS encoding NUDIX hydrolase → MFSEYIPRHCTQCGTPLVSRWIMEEERERLVCPSCRWIAYLNPKVAACTIPVDADGRILLVKRAIEPGYGLWVIPGGYVDLGETVREAAIRETYEETGVRVQLEQLVDAYSYPDSAVVVVVYAARMVEGTPQVGRECLDVALFDTRELPWQHLAFRSTNEALTDYLSSGNKGRRPV
- a CDS encoding DUF2203 domain-containing protein, with the protein product MPEGKGREQPQAADARPTHRRARKYFTVDEANALLPILERQLCDLQELYRGAREKYTEIRKLQAVGYKEDGTLIMEYDYRQAKKAFDEMVDRMNALIEDINRPGCLLKEIETGLVDFPSIIQGKEVLLCWRLGEPMVTHFHSFEEGYTGRRPLFPDER
- a CDS encoding SDR family oxidoreductase; this encodes MAPLADRSVIVTGASRGIGRAIVSAMAGAGALVYAAARSRDALDRAAAEAPGPGRVVPVPTDVTDPGQVAALVKRVEDEHGHVDILVNNAGVGYYAPVEELAVEHWDHMMDANLKGAFLCCRAVLPKMKARQDGLIINIASVAGLTTFPGGAGYCASKWGMVALTETLREELRPFEVRACVVCPGSVQTDFAGTPPKPYALRPEDVAATVLHIAQAPRSVIINQVVMRPLVPREYQ